GTCTCATAAATTTTACTCAGCAGCTCTAGGTCAGCATCACTTGTTTTGGTAACGAGGATTGGCTCGTCAATCTGTACCCACTGAACTCCTTCATTTGCAAGCTCTTGAAGCACTTGTACATAGAGCGGAAGCAGGCGGTCCAGCCAAGCGTTCGTTTCGGATTTATCATATCCTTTGGACAGCTTCAGGAAGGTCAACGGTCCGACAAGAACCGGTTTTCCTTCAATACCGAGCTTCTCTTTAGCTTCGCGATAAGCAATAAGTGGTTTATTTTCCGTAAGGGCAGGGGAAGCACCGTCCAGTTCAGGCACGATATAGTGATAGTTCGTGTTAAACCATTTTGTCATTTCACTTGCTGCTGCATCTTTCGTTCCCCGTGCAATTCCGTAATAGACGGACAAAGGTACAGCGCCACCGTCATATGCAAACCGTTTTGGAACAATTCCGAACATAACGGCAGTATCCAGAATGTGATCATAGTAACTGAAATCATTGACAGGAATAAGATCGATACCTTTTTCTTGCTGCTTGCGCAGGTGATCTAACCGAATCTCCTGCAATTTTGCTTGAAAATCTGTTTCTTCGAGCTTACCTGACCAGAATGCCTCCAAGGCTTTCTTCCATTCCCGATCCGCACCAATTCGTGGATATCCCAATACACTGCTTTTTGCCATGACGTAAAACTCCTCTACAATATGTTACCAAAAAGTTACCACATATCCGGAGTTATAATGTAATTCCATTAAGTTATATCTAGCTATAGCCTATGGCTATACCAGAAAGAGGTTGAGAAAACCGCTGTCGATTCAGACTGGGTTAATCGATCGTTTTAGTATATAATGACGTTTGATTCAGAAAGGAGAGGTATCCATAATGCGCGGAATAGGGGCATTCACAGGTTCAAGGCATTTCCGATTGAATGAGGTTACCGAGGGTGTATTTGCTGCGATTGCAGTTCCCGGTACAGGTTCATTGGGCAATGCCACAATCGTTGACTTAGGCGATGAAACGCTAGTTGTGGACACATTTACGACGATACAGGCTGCAGAGGATTTGCAAGCAGCCGCTGAGTACCTCACGGGTAGAAAGGCTTCTTATGTAATCAACACGCATTGGCATAGTGACCACACATGTGGCAATCAAGTATTTGTCCCTGCAGCACAGATTATTTCCACATCGATTACTCGCGAAATTATGGATACTTTTGTTAGGAACAGGATAACGCAGCAGTTGGCAAAACCTGAAGCGATATATGATGCTATAGACGAACTCGATGAACAAATACAACGAGAGACAAACGAAAAGTTAAGACAGGAAATGCAATGGGATAATGCCAGTGACCGTGAATATATGAAGATGCTCCCCGATCTGGTATATTCATTACCGAACTTGACTTTTGATCAGCAGATGACTATTCATGGCAGTAAGCGCAGTGTTGAACTTATTACTTTTGGCGGAGGTCATACCCAGAGCGATGCCCTGGTGTTTATTCCGAAAGACAGAATTGCGATAATGGGGGATCTGGTCTTATCTAAACATCATCCGGTTCTCATGTATGCTAATCCTCAGCAATGGCTGGATATTTTGAACAAAGTCGAACAGCTGGATATAGAAATCATCGTACCGGGGCATGGAGAAGTATGTTCATTGAACGCACTACATGAAGTCAAAGACTACATAACGGATCTATTGGAAATAGTGACCGATGCTGCTCAAAGAAACCAAAGCTTGGACGAAATTACTGTACCATCAGCCTATCAGGAATGGTTCTTCACTACGTATTTCAAGTCCAATTTGCAAAGCATGCATGAGTGGATCAAGAAAAGTGGTAAAAGTTGAACCTGACTCGATCCGTTATTGTCCTCACATCATACTTATAGTTTTTAGGAAGTCGCCCTATAAGGCGACTTTTTTGTTTTGATCCTTCTCAGCAGGTACTATTCAGGATCATGGTTGTTAAGAAGATAGACTCATAATAGAGACTCCTTAACAAATGTTGGGGAGCTTTTTTTTCGTTTTTTCAATCGTTTTTTATCTCGATTAGAAGGGACAGCTATACTTGATGCATAATAATGATAACTAGATCATTGTTGAACTGGAAAATGTGGAAAGGGTGATTTGATGGGTGTACCTACTTTTCTTGAAACAGGTCATATGACTGAAGGTTTTCCAATCAAGGTAATTCATACCGAGGAACAGTTTAATTTTGCCGCACACTGGCATGAAGAGGTTGAATTGGTTGTAGTCAATGGGAAAAGCGCGAGAATTGGCATCAATAACCATGTATTTGACCTTGAACGCGGAGATGTGCTGCTTATTAAACCGGGAGACATTCACTGTTTCTTGCCAGGTACAGATCATTTAACTATTATCCTGTTTCGGCTGGAGTTATTAACGGGAAGCTTCACAACCGAAAAAGAAACCCATGACCTGGGGGAGCTTTTCAACAAAACGACGGTCATCCCGTCCAACCTTTGTAATGAGAAAAATCTTGGGAAATATATAGATGCTTTAGCGAATGAAGAGAAAGATCAACAGGCGGGGTATCGCTGGTTAATGGTTGCCAGATTATATGATCTCATCGTTCATATGCTGCGCACAAAGGCACCGATTACAGATGAATTAACTTCAGGATGCCTTTGTACGCCTTCCAAAAAGTTTGAATTTCTTGAATCGGTCTGTGAATACCTGGAGGAGCACTACGCTGAACCCGTCAAACTGGATCAAGTCGCAGAGCACATTAAATTTAGCAAGTTTCACGTATGTAAATTGTTTAAAGAGATCAAAGGAATCACACTGATGGAATACCTGAATCATTTTCGAATAATCAAATCAGAATGGGCGTTATTGTTTCGCGACGAATCTATTCTGGATATTGCCATTGGTCATGGGTTCAACAATGTGAACTCATACAACCGTCTGTTCAAAAAATATAATGATTGTACCCCGTCCGAATTTCGCAAGAAGCATCGTACAAATATCACAACATATGAAGGATGATTCACAATATTTGGGGAGAAAGCCTTCTCCAAAATCCATATACTCTAATAAATTGTAAGCGTTTCCTTTTTGAAGGAGGGGGCCCATGAAGAAGTTTAAGCTTAAATATATCTCCATGATTGCACTCGTAAGCGCAGTGTTAATGGTGTCCGGCTGCCAACCAAGTGGAGCCAACCAGTCCAAGCAGGAGGAAATCACCGTCTGGAGTTTTACGGATGAAGCAGGTTATGCTATTGAAAAATTCGAGGAGAAATATCCTAACATTAAGGTGAATTTTGTCAATATTCCAGGCAATTTCTACATCACCAAGCTTAAGTCTGCACTACAGACAACGTCTAAGGC
This window of the Paenibacillus marchantiae genome carries:
- a CDS encoding AraC family transcriptional regulator: MTEGFPIKVIHTEEQFNFAAHWHEEVELVVVNGKSARIGINNHVFDLERGDVLLIKPGDIHCFLPGTDHLTIILFRLELLTGSFTTEKETHDLGELFNKTTVIPSNLCNEKNLGKYIDALANEEKDQQAGYRWLMVARLYDLIVHMLRTKAPITDELTSGCLCTPSKKFEFLESVCEYLEEHYAEPVKLDQVAEHIKFSKFHVCKLFKEIKGITLMEYLNHFRIIKSEWALLFRDESILDIAIGHGFNNVNSYNRLFKKYNDCTPSEFRKKHRTNITTYEG
- a CDS encoding MBL fold metallo-hydrolase; amino-acid sequence: MRGIGAFTGSRHFRLNEVTEGVFAAIAVPGTGSLGNATIVDLGDETLVVDTFTTIQAAEDLQAAAEYLTGRKASYVINTHWHSDHTCGNQVFVPAAQIISTSITREIMDTFVRNRITQQLAKPEAIYDAIDELDEQIQRETNEKLRQEMQWDNASDREYMKMLPDLVYSLPNLTFDQQMTIHGSKRSVELITFGGGHTQSDALVFIPKDRIAIMGDLVLSKHHPVLMYANPQQWLDILNKVEQLDIEIIVPGHGEVCSLNALHEVKDYITDLLEIVTDAAQRNQSLDEITVPSAYQEWFFTTYFKSNLQSMHEWIKKSGKS